One Chloroflexota bacterium genomic window carries:
- a CDS encoding right-handed parallel beta-helix repeat-containing protein — protein MNKTLKWIGGILGGLAGLLLIAILILGLLPIPEDVPPKPLPGHTGAPDGVITTAPVESNRTLTVNSGESIQAAIDQAKPGDVVEVQPGIYHEALTVSIHNLTLRGVAGANGQWPILDGESKFDNGVFVTASFFTLEQFQIRNYLENGAINQGGYGPVYRDLIIDNPGEYAVFPIASTNVLIERVKASGATDSALYVGQSRDIVVRDSEAFNNVTGIEIENSVNALVENNYVHDNTGGILVFLLPNLNAKDGHDTVLKNNRVENNNTPNFATNGVVQKVPAGTGILIMAADGTEVTGNTITGNNSAGIGVVASNIIFDDVSGFDIPLVPEQTWVHDNTYSNNGTQPAPLLADLGLPGVDVLWDASGWDNRFDDGGVKTFPILPSSAWPEVAKKALWQVLQKLK, from the coding sequence ATGAACAAAACGTTGAAATGGATCGGCGGCATTCTGGGCGGGCTGGCTGGCTTGCTGTTGATTGCGATTTTGATTCTGGGGCTGCTGCCCATTCCAGAAGATGTGCCGCCCAAGCCCCTGCCCGGCCACACCGGGGCGCCGGACGGCGTGATCACAACCGCGCCCGTCGAAAGCAACCGAACCCTCACCGTCAATTCGGGCGAGTCAATTCAGGCGGCGATTGACCAGGCCAAACCGGGCGACGTGGTGGAAGTTCAGCCGGGCATCTATCACGAAGCGCTCACGGTGAGCATTCACAACCTCACCCTGCGCGGCGTGGCCGGCGCAAACGGCCAGTGGCCGATTCTGGATGGCGAGAGCAAATTCGACAACGGCGTTTTTGTCACCGCCAGTTTCTTCACCCTCGAGCAATTCCAAATTCGCAACTATCTTGAGAACGGGGCCATCAATCAGGGCGGCTACGGGCCTGTGTACCGCGATCTCATCATTGACAACCCGGGTGAGTACGCCGTGTTCCCCATCGCCAGCACCAACGTCCTCATCGAGCGGGTGAAGGCCAGCGGCGCCACCGACTCGGCGCTCTACGTCGGCCAGTCGCGGGACATCGTCGTGCGTGACAGCGAAGCCTTCAACAACGTGACCGGGATCGAAATTGAGAACTCGGTGAACGCGCTGGTGGAGAACAACTACGTCCACGACAACACCGGCGGCATCCTGGTCTTTCTGCTTCCAAACCTGAACGCCAAAGACGGGCACGACACCGTGTTGAAGAACAACCGCGTCGAGAACAACAACACGCCCAACTTTGCCACAAACGGCGTGGTGCAGAAAGTTCCGGCGGGCACGGGCATTCTCATCATGGCCGCCGATGGCACTGAAGTGACGGGCAACACCATCACCGGCAACAACTCAGCTGGCATCGGCGTGGTAGCTTCCAACATCATCTTTGACGATGTCAGCGGCTTTGATATTCCACTTGTGCCGGAGCAAACCTGGGTTCACGACAACACCTACAGCAACAATGGCACTCAGCCCGCGCCTCTTCTGGCTGACCTCGGTCTTCCGGGCGTGGATGTGTTGTGGGACGCCAGTGGCTGGGACAACCGCTTTGACGACGGCGGCGTCAAAACCTTCCCGATCCTGCCCTCCTCAGCCTGGCCAGAGGTGGCGAAGAAGGCGCTGTGGCAAGTGTTGCAGAAGTTGAAGTAG